One genomic segment of Brassica napus cultivar Da-Ae chromosome A3, Da-Ae, whole genome shotgun sequence includes these proteins:
- the LOC106443465 gene encoding receptor like protein 26: MAGGFKNMHIYIKSYRSSPAHLSFHQLFQNTNTMSLSRLHLCFVSIFLLFAVHVLMMNALVCRPDQIQALMQFKNEFESNGCNRSEYLNGVRCDNATGAVTKLQLPSGCFTGILKPNSSLFGFNHLRYLNLSHNNFTSSSLPSEFSNLNKLEVLSLSFNGFIGQVPSSISNLIHLTHLNISHNEFTGSFTLVRNLTKLSFLDLSFNKFSGAIPSDILFTMPFLTHLDLKKNSFTGTIKVPNSPSSSRLVFLSLGQNQFKGQILKPISKLINLSHLDVSSVNTTYPIDLNIFSPLKSLLVLYVSRNSLLPSSLNSSDISLHLESLVMRGCGITEFPTIIKTLQNLQYIDLSSNKIKGKVPEWLWKLPRLFQVNLVNNFFTGLEGSSEVFVNSSVQLLDIAYNSMAGEFPIPPTNIIYLSAWNNSFTGKIPLQICNRSSLVVFDLSYNKFTGPIPQCLSKLPIVNLRKNNLEGSIPDEFYSGALTQTLDVGFNRLTGKLPRSLRNCSFLRFLSVDNNKIEDTFPFWLKALPNLQVFTLRSNRFFGQLSPPDQAPLAFPELRILELSDNRFTGNLSPSYFVNWKSSLFKTDEDGRMYMGDYKHAYFGYEDTMDLQYKGLFMEQGKVLTSYSTIDFSGNKLEGQIPESIGLLKALIALNLSNNAFTGHIPLSLANVTELESLDLSRNQLSGTIPRELGRLSFLSYVSVAHNQLKGEIPQGPQFSGQAESSFEGNAGLCGLPLPKSCFAPPTEQPKEEDEEEEEGVLNWKAVVIGYGPGLLFGLVMSHVIATYKLKWYFSWCG, from the coding sequence ATGGCTGGCGGCTTTAAgaacatgcatatatatatcaagtcTTATAGATCATCTCCAGCACATCTATCATTTCATCAACTTtttcaaaacacaaacaccatGTCGCTATCGCGTCTACATTTGTGCTTTGTCTCTATATTCTTACTCTTCGCTGTACACGTCTTAATGATGAACGCTCTTGTTTGTCGTCCTGACCAGATCCAAGCTCTAATGCAATTCAAGAACGAGTTTGAGTCCAACGGTTGCAACCGCAGCGAGTATCTCAACGGAGTCAGGTGCGATAACGCCACTGGTGCAGTCACGAAGCTACAACTCCCAAGTGGTTGCTTTACTGGAATCCTCAAGCCAAATAGTAGCCTCTTTGGATTTAACCATCTTCGTTACCTCAATCTCTCTCACAACAACTTCACTTCTTCTTCGCTTCCTTCCGAGTTCAGCAATCTCAACAAACTAGAGGTTTTGTCTCTTTCCTTTAATGGCTTCATTGGTCAAGTTCCTTCCTCTATTAGTAACCTAATCCATCTTACCCATTTAAACATTTCCCATAACGAGTTCACTGGAAGTTTCACACTTGTGAGGAATCTAACAAAGCTCTCGTTTCTAGACCTTTCTTTTAATAAATTCTCAGGAGCCATACCTTCTGATATACTATTCACTATGCCCTTCTTGACTCATcttgatttgaaaaaaaatagtttcactGGAACAATAAAAGTTCCAaactctccttcttcatctagGCTAGTGTTTTTATCCCTTGGCCAAAACCAATTTAAAGGGCAAATCCTTAAGCCTATCTCAAAGCTCATCAACCTCAGCCATCTTGACGTCTCTTCCGTAAACACAACCTACCCAATTGACTTAAACATCTTCTCTCCACTCAAATCTTTGTTGGTGCTTTATGTCTCTAGAAATAGTTTATTACCATCCAGTCTAAATTCTTCAGATATCTCATTGCACTTAGAAAGCTTGGTCATGCGAGGATGTGGCATTACCGAGTTCCCAACCATCATAAAGACCCTTCAAAACTTGCAGTATATAGACCTTTCCAGCAACAAAATCAAAGGGAAAGTCCCTGAGTGGCTATGGAAGCTTCCTCGTCTTTTCCAAGTGAATCTTGTTAACAACTTTTTCACCGGTTTGGAAGGTTCTTCAGAGGTTTTCGTTAATTCATCAGTGCAGTTACTAGATATTGCATACAACTCCATGGCAGGAGAGTTCCCTATTCCACCAACTAATATCATCTACTTGTCAGCATGGAATAACAGTTTCACAGGGAAGATACCTCTCCAGATTTGCAACAGAAGCTCTCTTGTTGTGTTTGATCTATCCTACAACAAATTCACCGGTCCAATACCTCAGTGTTTGAGTAAATTGCCGATAGTGAATCTCAGGAAGAACAACTTGGAAGGAAGTATACCTGACGAGTTCTATAGCGGCGCTTTGACACAAACCCTTGACGTTGGCTTCAATAGACTAACCGGGAAGCTCCCAAGATCGCTTAGAAACTGCTCATTTTTGAGGTTTCTAAGTGTTGACAACAACAAAATCGAAGACACGTTTCCTTTCTGGCTCAAAGCTCTACCAAACTTGCAAGTCTTCACTCTCCGCTCAAACAGATTCTTTGGCCAGCTCTCTCCTCCTGATCAAGCTCCTCTCGCGTTCCCCGAGCTGCGTATACTCGAACTATCTGATAACAGATTTACAGGGAACTTGTCACCAAGTTACTTTGTTAACTGGAAATCATCATTGTTCAAGACAGATGAGGATGGGCGTATGTACATGGGAGACTATAAGCATGCTTACTTTGGATATGAAGATACTATGGATTTGCAATATAAAGGTCTATTCATGGAGCAAGGGAAGGTCCTTACCTCCTACAGCACTATTGATTTCTCCGGAAACAAACTTGAAGGACAGATTCCAGAGTCCATTGGTCTCTTGAAGGCATTGATTGCGCTCAACTTATCGAACAACGCCTTCACTGGACACATTCCTTTGTCTTTGGCTAATGTTACTGAGCTCGAGTCGCTAGACCTGTCAAGAAACCAACTCTCTGGGACTATTCCTAGGGAACTCGGGAGGCTCTCGTTTTTGTCGTATGTGAGTGTGGCTCATAACCAGCTGAAAGGTGAAATACCACAAGGACCGCAATTTAGTGGGCAAGCTGAATCATCATTTGAAGGGAATGCAGGTCTATGTGGTCTTCCTCTCCCAAAAAGCTGCTTTGCGCCACCAACAGAACAACCtaaggaagaagacgaagaagaagaggaaggagtgCTAAACTGGAAAGCTGTGGTTATAGGGTATGGTCctggattgttgtttggattagTAATGTCTCATGTTATTGCTACATACAAGCTAAAGTGGTATTTTAGTTGGTGCGGATAA
- the LOC106437775 gene encoding ATP synthase subunit gamma, mitochondrial → MAMAVFRREGRRLLPSIAARPIAPIRSPLSSDQEEGPLGVRSISTQVVRNRMKSVKNIQKITKAMKMVAASKLRAVQGRAENSRGLWQPFTALLGDNPSIDVKKSVVVTLSSDKGLCGGINSTVVKVSRALYKLNAGPEKDVKFVIVGEKAKAIMFRDSKNDISLTVTELNKNPLNYAQVSVLADDILKNVEFDALRIVYNKFHSVVAFLPTVATVLSPEIIEKESEVGGKLGELDSYEIEGGETKGEILQNLAEFQFSCVMFNAVLENACSEMGARMSAMDSSSRNAGEMLDRLTLTYNRTRQASITTELIEIISGASALEAAK, encoded by the exons ATGGCAATGGCTGTATTCCGTCGCGAAGGGAGGCGTCTCCTCCCTTCAATCGCCGCTCGCCCAATTGCTCCCATCCGATCTCCTCTCTCTTCTGACCA GGAGGAAGGACCTCTTGGAGTTCGTTCTATCTCTACTCAAGTTG TGCGTAACCGCATGAAGAGTGTGAAGAACATCCAAAAGATCACAAAGGCTATGAAGATGGTTGCTGCTTCTAAGCTAAGAGCTGTTCAAGGACGAGCTGAGAACTCCCGTGGACTTTGGCAGCCTTTTACTGCTCTTCTTGGAGATAATCCCA GCATTGATGTGAAGAAGAGTGTGGTGGTTACTCTCTCTTCTGACAAGGGTCTCTGTGGTGGAATTAACTCCACTGTTGTTAAAGTGAGCAGGGCTCTGTACAAGTTAAATGCTG GTCCTGAAAAGGACGTGAAGTTTGTTATTGTTGGGGAGAAAGCAAAGGCTATAATGTTCCGTGACTCAAAGAACGACATCTCCCTTACTGTTACAGAGCTGAACAAGAATCCACTCAATTATGCTCAG GTCTCAGTTTTAGCTGATGACATCCTGAAGAACGTTGAGTTCGATGCTTTGCGCATTGTTTACAACAAGTTCCATTCCGTTGTCGCATTTCTACCGACTGTGGCCACCGTTTTGTCACCTGAG ATTATTGAGAAGGAGTCTGAAGTTGGAGGAAAACTCGGTGAGCTCGACTCATACGAGATTGAAGGTGGGGAAACAAAGGGAGAAATTCTGCAGAATCTGGCCGAGTTCCAGTTCTCTTGT GTAATGTTCAATGCGGTGCTGGAGAATGCATGTAGTGAGATGGGAGCTAGGATGTCTGCTATGGACAGCTCAAGCAGAAACGCAGGAGAAATGCTTGACCGTCTCACCCTCACTTACAACAGGACTCGTCAAGCTTCTATCACAACAGAGCTTATCGAGATTATCTCTggagcttctgcacttgaagcCGCTAAATAA
- the LOC106443466 gene encoding putative F-box protein At1g47790 → MEQQDQKKKRNDYKGCFPIDLTSEILLRLPEKSVARFRCVSKLWSSISTDPYFINLFETRSPRQTILLCVRKYDSLFVSSIPQHKHMHTLHQSSNKSFSSSQPISCYNMKFPETNDLYPTESVHGLICFQESGKPVVWDPSKKEFVTLPKPRKSWNDITVFLGYDPTQGKHKVMCLPCNRSTDVCRILTLGSAQESWRTVKTNQNHRSSIITIGRCIKGVIYYLAYIFHSRLQVIMSFDIKSEKFDTIPLPAEDIDRPFLITYVGRLAFVDDKNPRRMLILEDAERRKWSSQNFLACLRHRDVITSEYLHLGGSTHAGELVYLAPYFKKKSYILFCDPVRNSFRRFEFKGIAEDESWLNADQDEPLFSPRSRLHIFPNHTESQISL, encoded by the coding sequence ATGGAGCAAcaagatcaaaagaagaagagaaacgaCTACAAAGGATGCTTTCCTATCGATCTAACCTCAGAGATACTTTTGAGGCTACCTGAGAAATCTGTCGCGAGGTTCCGTTGCGTGTCAAAGCTTTGGTCATCAATAAGCACCGATCCATATTTCATCAACTTGTTCGAAACTCGGTCCCCACGGCAAACTATTCTACTTTGCGTCAGAAAATATGACAGTCTGTTTGTTTCCTCGATTCCGCAGCATAAGCACATGCATACTCTTCATCAGAGTTCTAACAAGTCTTTCTCATCTTCTCAGCCTATTAGTTGTTATAATATGAAGTTCCCAGAAACTAATGATTTATATCCTACCGAATCTGTCCACGGCTTGATCTGTTTCCAGGAATCAGGAAAGCCCGTAGTTTGGGACCCTAGCAAGAAAGAGTTTGTAACCTTACCCAAGCCAAGAAAGAGCTGGAATGATATAACAGTTTTCTTAGGATATGATCCAACCCAAGGTAAACACAAAGTAATGTGCCTTCCTTGTAACAGAAGTACTGATGTGTGTCGAATCTTAACATTGGGATCAGCTCAAGAATCATGGAGAACGGTCAAAACTAACCAAAACCATCGTTCTTCCATTATTACTATTGGGCGATGTATCAAGGGGGTTATATACTATCTAGCCTATATTTTTCACAGTCGTCTCCAGGTTATAATGAGTTTCGATATCAAATCTGAAAAATTCGATACGATACCATTACCAGCGGAAGATATAGATAGACCTTTTCTGATAACTTATGTGGGACGGTTAGCttttgttgatgacaaaaatcCTAGAAGAATGTTGATTTTGGAGGATGCAGAGAGACGCAAGTGGTCAAGCCAAAACTTCCTTGCATGTTTACGTCACCGTGATGTGATTACTTCAGAATATTTGCATTTAGGAGGTTCCACCCATGCTGGTGAGCTTGTTTATCTAGCTccctattttaaaaaaaaatcatatattctATTTTGTGATCCCGTGAGAAACAGCTTTAGAAGATTTGAATTTAAAGGAATCGCAGAAGACGAATCTTGGCTCAATGCAGATCAAGATGAACCACTTTTCTCTCCTCGGAGCCGTCTCCATATTTTTCCAAATCATACTGAGAGTCAAATTTCTTTGTAA